The genome window GTAACCCCATAAACAATCGTCGTACCAAGGTCTGGTTGTTTCATAATTAATAGTAATACTATCCCAGTAAGCACCGTCAGAATCCCTAATTGTTTCCATTTTTGTGCTTGATATTTCACTGCAAAATGCGCCAATACAAAGATAAATATGGATTTTACTACTTCAGAAGGTTGAAAAGATAGCCCAGCGAAGCGATACCAACGAGTCGCCCCATTTATATTTTGAACTAACGGATTAGGAATGAGTATACCTAGTAGTGTAATGACCATAATCACATACAGCCAAATCGCATGATGGCGTAAAAATTCTATCGGGAGCCTAGAAACTCCAAAACAAGTAAGCGTCCCAATTGCCAAAAACACCAATTGCATTCCCAAAAAATTCGTATTGTACTGGTTTGTCTGCTGAGCAAAATATATCGCCACACAACTAACTAAAGACAATAAGAATACCGATAGAATAATTCGGTTATAAAGTACATCTCGTTTCATAAATACACGACCTCTCTCGTTTTAGCTAGTACATTCCGTCTCGCTGCCGCTAGTACAAATCCGACTGCACATGAAAGCATGACGACCGAACTACCACCATAACTAATAAATGGCAACGGTACACCAGTAAGCGGAATAATCCCACTCACTCCACCGAGATTCAAAAACATCTGCACCGACACCCAAGATGCAACACCGATACAAACCATCGAATCAAAAATAAAATGACTACTAATAGCAATGTAGAGTGCTGTAAAACTTAGCGCCATCAACAAAAATATCGTCCAAATAACACCAAAAACACCAAGTTCCTCTGCAATTACCGTCATAATAAAATCCGTATGCGGCTCCGGCAAATAGCCTAACTTCTGGATACTGCCTCCCAAGCCATTTCCAAATATCCCACCGCTCCCAATCGCATAATAGCCATTTCTTAGTTGATAAGAAGCATCTAAATTATCCAAATTAAACGGATCCAGAAAAGCAAATCTACCCAATTTTGCTGAACTAAAAAAGTCTGGGTGAAAGAAGTAAATCAGCATTGCTACAAGTAATAAGAGACCAAAAGTCCAAATTGCAACTCGCACAAGGCGTGTGAGGCCAACTCCGCTCGTTAAAAACAAAGCGACCCCAATAACACCTAAAATCAGTGCAGTGCCAAGATCCGGCTGCAAGAAGACAAGCCCCACTGTTAAAAATAAAAATCCAAGCAACCAATATTGTACGCGAACACCGCAACCTTTTTTCAAAAAAACCGTTGCGATTACTAGTATCAACAGCAATTTAACCATCTCAGTAGGTTGGAACGTCACACCCGCAATAGACAGCCATCTTTGCGCATTGTTCGCCGCGCTTCCTGTTAGAAGCACTAATAGCAGTAAGCCAAGCAAACTTCCAGCCAAAATCCGAAGCGTTCGTCTCAGGTAAAATAGTTGCACATTAATACGCGAGCAAACGAGTAGTCCTAAAAAACCAAGCCCATAAAAAAGTAATTGCCTATTAAAGAAATAACTCGGCTCCACTTTATATCGCATAACAGCAACACCATAACTCGTGCTATAAACAAGTAGCAAACTCCATATCGCCAGAAGTAAATACGTTACAAATAGTACGCGTCCAGCACGCATTTAAATCCACTCCCGGAATTTCCGAATGTATATAGTTTTCACCAGTTGCATCGTAGCCATATATCCAACCAAAATCAATATCAACCAAGGGAAATAACTACCAGGCAAGCTGACAAAACCAATGCTGTGGCCGAATCCTGTAAATGGAATAATAATCCCAAGCGCCATTACACTAAGCGTTGCAATCATGACTGGTGTAGCTGCTCGGCTTTGAATGAACGGTATTTTCTCTGTACGAATCATGTGTACGACTAATGTTTGCGTAAGTAAGCCAACCACGAACCAGCCACTGTGGAATAATGCTTGCTCCGCCACCGTATTCGCGCTAAATACAAACCACATAATTAGAAACGTCGCAATATCAAAGATCGAACTCACCGGACCAATACATAGAATAAAGCGCAGCATTCCTTTTTGTTCCCATTGATGCGGCTTTTTCAAAAACGAACGGTCCATTTTGTCCCAAGGAAGTGTTAATTGGGAGAAATCATACAATAAATTTTGCAGTAAAAGGTGTAACGATAGCATTGGTAAAAATGGAATAAATGCACTTGCAACCAAAACACTAAACACATTACCAAAGTTAGAGCTGGCCGTCATTTTAAGGTATTTTAGAATATTACCGAATACATTCCGACCCTCCATCACCGCATCATTTAAGACCGTTAAGCTTTTCTCAAGTAAGATGACTGAGCTGGCATCTTTTGTAATATCGGCCGCTGTATCAACCGAAATCCCAACATCTGCTTTCCTAAGAGCTGGAGCATCATTAATTCCGTCACCGAGGAATCCAACCGTATGCCCCGCTTTTTTAAGCAAACCAATGATTCGTGATTTTTGCATTGGGGTTAATTTAGCAAAAATGTGATATTTTCGCAGTTCGCGCGTAAGTTCTTCATCGGAAAGCTCTTCTATATCCGCACCTAGTAAAAATCCGTTCGCTGGAATGCCGACTTCCTGACAAATCCGCTTCGTAACAATTTCGTTATCACCCGTCAAAACTTTTACGTTAATTTGGTTTTTAAAAAGATGAGCAATTGCTTCTTTCGTCGATGCTTTTACTGGATCGCGGAAACCTAGGAACCCCGCAATAATCATTTGTTCTTCGTCGGTCTTAGTAAATGCTTCTCCGACTTTTCCAGTTTTATAGGCCACAGCAATCACGCGGATTCCTGAACGATTCATTTCTGCACACATGTCTTGAAGTTCGCTCTTTTCTGATTCAGATAGTGTCGAAACAGCATCACCAAATTCCTTATGAGTGCATACAGTGAGCATTTCTTCCACCGCGCCTTTTGTAATCATCCTTGTTTCTGCCCTATTTTCGACCACCACGCTCAAACGGCGTCGATCAAAATTGAATGGAATCTCGCCAACTTTTTTCCAACCTGACGCAGTACTCTCATCTAAATTAGCAATAACTGCATGATCTAAAACATTTTTCCAGCCTGTTTGGAAGTAACTGTTTAAATAAGCCATTTTTAAGACGCTTTCTGAGGTTTCGCCAGCACTATCAATGTATTTTACAAGTTCTAGTTTATCTTCAGTGAGCGTGCCTGTTTTGTCCGTACATAAAATGTCCATTGCACCAATATTTTGAATGGCGCTCAGTTCTTTCATGATTACTTTTTTCTTCGACATATTGATTGCACCTTTTGCCAAGTTCGTGCTGACAATCATAGGTAGCATCTCAGGTGTGAGGCCAACCGCAATCGCTACTGCATATAGAAATGCTTCTAACCAATTGCCCTTCATAAGCCCGTTAATCATAAATACAATCGGCACCATCACCATCATAAAATAAAATAGTAATTTCGAAATTGATTTAACACCTTTATCAAAACTAGTATCGCCTCGGCGTTCAGTAGCTGCGATGGACAATGAACCAAAGAATGTCGAGCTTCCAGTCCGTAAAACAACTGCTCGGCCATGCCCACTTAACACATCTGTCCCCATAAATAATAGGTTTTCCCGTTCAAAAATTTCTGGATCGGCACGTTTGTCTTCCACAAATTTTTCAGCAGGAATCGATTCTCCTGTGAGCGCCGATTGATTAATTAATAAATCCGTAGCCGAAATAACTCGCGCATCTGCTGGAATAATATCTCCCGCCGAAATTTCAATTAAATCTCCAGGTACGATTGCGTCTTGCATCACCAGATCCATGGAGCCATTTCGAATAACATTGACTCTATTTTTCACCATATTCTTTAACGCGTAACTCGCCCGTTCTGCTCTACTTGTTTGAATAAATCCAAGTATGCCGCTCGCAAGTATCATTAGTGCCATAATCACAGTCGCTTCCATGTCGTCCGTCAAATACGAAACAACCATTAACATCGCTAAAATATAGATAAACGGATCATTAAACGCCCGAATAAAGAGCCGCAAATTTGATACTTTCTTTTCTTCCACAGTTTGATTGGGACCAAATTCCGCTAATCTTTCTGTAACTTCTACGTTTGTGAGCCCCGTTTCCATAACACCTAACTTTTCCAAAACTTTTCCCTTGCCCATTTGTGATTCTTTGAGCAAATTGTTACCTTGCTTTTTTACGTGTAGTTTTTTCATTTTCCTTGCCTCCAATTCTTTCTAGGCAAGCTGAGAATAACGTTTATGTGCGCCAGAGATGAAGGTTAGTCACTCTTGCAGCTTGATTACTATAATACGAGTCCGGTTCTTCTACTTCCTCTCCCTGATGGTGGTCCATTGCCTTCATCTCCTTTCGAATTTTATCTAAGCTTAATTATCTGAAAAAAAGATTTTAATTCCCAGATAATTATTTTCATAATAAACATGAAAAAAGTCCTTACCAAAACCTCGGCAAGGACCCCTGAATTTATACGCATACTAAAACAGACTCCCCTCGCTAAAGTTTTGGCACTATGCAACGTAAAGAATACTCTTAGCCACATTATGGAAAGCCTTAATCCGACAATCCCTGTTCTACCCATTGGCGTCTTTGGACATTTTTGGGCAGTGGCCTGTGTTTGCATAGGAGCCTCACCTAACAGGCAAAACTACATATTTATTATCGCTCTAATCGTCTACGAGTTTAACATAGAAAATCTAAGCCCGCAAGACAAAATGTAAAATACTTAACTTTTATTTAACTTTTCATGATTTATTTCAATAATTTTAATAAAACATCTGCTAATGAATCTGCGGTTGTTGTAATCGTTGGCGGGCGCTTATAAATATCATCGCGTACTTTTTCCACCATAATAAGCAAAATAACACTATTTAAAATCAAAGAAATCGCATCTGCTTCTTGCGCAGAGTTCTTACTCGGAACCATTTCTTTTACTTTTTCATTAACCCGCTCATACAAATATTCCACAATCGACGGATCAATGAATTCCATATCTTTGCTGCCCATTTCTCGAACAGAAATCACCATAAAGTCCCGATATTTTTCATAAATATCCGAAATAAATTGACTCGCTTGACGTAGAAACACCTTAGCACTCTCAAAATCTTTATCAAAAAATTGATTGATTTCGGCCTTCATACTTTCAAATTGGACTTCCAGCGTCATATGAATGAGATTGTCTTTACTCTTAAATTTTTTAAAAATCGTAGCTTCATTAATTCCAGCGGCTTCTGCTAATTGTCTTGTTGTGGAGCCTTTGATGCCGTGTTTCGCCATCATACAAAGTGTTGCATCCATGATGGATTCGTTTGTGATCATTATTTTACCCCCGTTCAACTAAGTAAGCACTTGCTTATATTCAGTATAACAAATACTAGCCTTTTTGACAATTTAATTACAATTTGTCGATATCAATCATAAGTAATGTTAAGTATGTAATAATGGATGTAGAATATTTAAAGAATTGGAAGTGACTTACCATGCAAAAAACGAGAAAAGAACGAATCCTTGAAGCCTTACAAGAAGAAAAGAAAAACAAAAAAAGCAAAAAATTTAAAACGGGTGCAACAATTGCTGGGGTTACTGCAATCGCAACCTCTATCACTGTTCCCGGAATCGAAGTAATCGTTAGCGCAGACGAAACAGCGCCTGCTGACGAAGCATCTAAAAGTGCAGAAGCTAACACAACTAAAGAAGCATCAGCAACGGCCACTCCTGAAAGCACAGCAAAACAAACCGTTGGACCTCAGCAAACTGAAACAAAAGAACAAACAAAAACACCAGAAGAAAAGCAAGCTGCAACAAACCAAGTAGAAAAAGCTCCGGCCGAACCCGCAACAGTTAGCAATCCTGACAATGCAACAAGCTCTTCTACACCAGCTACATACAACCTATTACAAAAATCAGCACTCCGTTCGGGAGCAACTGTTCAAAGCTTTATCCAAACAATCCAAGCCTCTTCTTCCCAAATTGCAGCAGAAAATGACCTGTACGCATCTGTCATGATCGCCCAAGCCATTTTAGAAAGCGCCTATGGAACGAGCGAATTAGGCTCTGCTCCTAACTATAACCTTTTTGGGATCAAGGGAGCTTACAACGGCCAATCCTACACAAAACAAACACTAGAAGATGATGGTAAAGGAAACTACTACACAATCACAGCTAAATTCAGAAAATATCCCTCTTACCACCAATCCTTAGAAGATTACGCACAAGTCATTCGAAAAGGCCCCAGCTGGAACCCAAATTACTACTCAAAAGTTTGGAAAAGCAACACTACTTCTTACAAAGATGCAACGAAAGCCTTAACTGGAACATACGCAACAGACACAGCCTATGCAACTAAATTAAATGACTTGATTAGCCGCTATAATTTAACACAGTATGACAGTGGCAAAACAACTGGCGGAAATTCCGGAAGCACTGGTAATTCTAGCAACACTGGAAACACAAATACCTCCAACGCTAAAATTTACACAGTTGTAAAAGGGGACTCACTTTGGAGAATCGCTAATAACCATAAAGTAACCGTCGCGAACCTAAAAGCTTGGAATAATCTTAAATCTGATTTCATTTACCCAGGGCAAAAACTTAAAGTAAGTGCTGGTTCCACTACATCGGATACGAATACATCGAAACCGAGCACAGGAACAAGCACGTCCAAACCAAGTACAGGCACTAGCACAAACGCTAAAGTTTACACAGTTGTAAAAGGGGACTCGCTTTGGAGAATCGCTAATAACAACAAAGTAACTATCGCGAACCTAAAAGCTTGGAACAACCTGAAATCCGATTTCATTTATCCAGGGCAAAAACTTAAAGTAAGTGCTGGATCTACTTCTAACACAAATACGTCTAAACCGAGCACGAACACGAATACATCCAAACCAAGCACTAACACTAACACGAACGCTAAAGTTTATACGGTAGCAAAAGGTGACTCACTTTGGAGAATCGCTAACAACAACAAAGTGACTATCGCTAACCTAAAAGCTTGGAACAACTTAAAATCCGATTTTATTTATCCAGGCCAAAAGCTTAAAGTTAGTGCCGGATCTACTACAAACACAAATACAGCAAAACCAAGCACAAATAATCCAAGTAATTCCACAGTAAAAACATACACTGTCAAAAAAGGCGACTCTTTATGGGCCATTTCTAGACAATATAAAACAACTGTAGATAATATTAAAGCTTGGAACAAGTTAACAAGCAACATGATTCATGTTGGTCAGAAATTAACAATTAAGTGAATGTAAAAAGCCTACCTCGTGAGCGAGATAGGTCAGAAACTGCGGATAAAGCGAGAAATTGCTTTGTCTGCGGTTTTTTTATTAAATTAAACAGATTATAATGACAATCTGAATAGCAGAGTCTATTGGTTATAATTCATCTATCTCGCATCGATAGTTTAAAGCATCTAATTCCCATTATAGATAAAGAAAAAGCAGGTAGCCCTTATCGCATACCTGCTTTCCCACTATCTGTTCTAAAAATGATGGAAACTCTCAACTGGCATTACAAACACGGTTGCGCCGCCGACTTGTACTTCGATTGGATAAGGCACATACGTATCTACCGTCACACCTAAGGAAGCAGATGGTGTCATCATTTGTTCGCGTGCTTTACAGTTTTCCTTGATTATCGCTAGGGCATCTTCTACACGTTCATCTTCTGTCCCGATGATAAACGTGGTGTTTCCTGCTTTTAAAAATCCACCCGTTGTAGCTAACTTGGTCGCACCGAAATTGCCTTTTGTAAGTGCGTCAGACAAACGGTTGCTATCTTGATCTTGAACTATCGCAAATATGAGTTTCAAAGAAATCAACCCTTCCTAAAAATCTATCTTTTTTCTATTATAGCAAATAAATGCCATTTTAAAGAGCGATATGCACTTGTGGCAAGGTGTTGAAGTCCCACTAGATGTTAGGCTAATTGTCGTAAAATGTCGGCTAAAATAGTTTCTGTGATTTCTTCTGGTGTCTTTGTAGCGTCCACTCGCATAAAACGTTCCGGGAACATGTTGATGACTTTTTCGTAACCAGCTTGGACTTTTTCGTGGTAGGTAATATCTTCTTTATCCAAGCGATTGACTTCACGGCCCTTATTAGCGGCGATTCTAGCTAAACCGACTTCGGCAGGCACATCGAGATAGTACGTCCGGTCAGGCAATGTATCCTCGATCGCATATAAATTCACTTGTAAAACTTGTTCCATATTCATGTCACGTCCGGCACCTTGGTAAGCAAGAGAGCTATCCATGAAACGGTCACAAAGTACTGTTTTCCCTGCCGCTAGAGCAGGACGGATTGTTTCAACGACATGTTGACGGCGCGCTCCCGCAATAAGTAGTACTTCTGTTTTTGGGTCCATTTCTTCATTGCCAATTCCGAGCACGATATTTCTTACTTTTTCTGAAATCGGGCTGCCACCTGGTTCGCGCGTTTTAATAAAATCGATGCCAGCTTCCGTCATTTTTTGATTAAGTAGTGTTCCTACTGTTGTTTTACCAGAGCCATCTGGGCCTTCGAGTGTAATAAAAATTGCTTTCATTTAGTAATTTCCTTTCCCTTTCGTGTCGCTTTCTGTTTGATTA of Listeria monocytogenes contains these proteins:
- a CDS encoding FtsW/RodA/SpoVE family cell cycle protein, producing MRAGRVLFVTYLLLAIWSLLLVYSTSYGVAVMRYKVEPSYFFNRQLLFYGLGFLGLLVCSRINVQLFYLRRTLRILAGSLLGLLLLVLLTGSAANNAQRWLSIAGVTFQPTEMVKLLLILVIATVFLKKGCGVRVQYWLLGFLFLTVGLVFLQPDLGTALILGVIGVALFLTSGVGLTRLVRVAIWTFGLLLLVAMLIYFFHPDFFSSAKLGRFAFLDPFNLDNLDASYQLRNGYYAIGSGGIFGNGLGGSIQKLGYLPEPHTDFIMTVIAEELGVFGVIWTIFLLMALSFTALYIAISSHFIFDSMVCIGVASWVSVQMFLNLGGVSGIIPLTGVPLPFISYGGSSVVMLSCAVGFVLAAARRNVLAKTREVVYL
- the mgtA gene encoding magnesium-translocating P-type ATPase, encoding MKKLHVKKQGNNLLKESQMGKGKVLEKLGVMETGLTNVEVTERLAEFGPNQTVEEKKVSNLRLFIRAFNDPFIYILAMLMVVSYLTDDMEATVIMALMILASGILGFIQTSRAERASYALKNMVKNRVNVIRNGSMDLVMQDAIVPGDLIEISAGDIIPADARVISATDLLINQSALTGESIPAEKFVEDKRADPEIFERENLLFMGTDVLSGHGRAVVLRTGSSTFFGSLSIAATERRGDTSFDKGVKSISKLLFYFMMVMVPIVFMINGLMKGNWLEAFLYAVAIAVGLTPEMLPMIVSTNLAKGAINMSKKKVIMKELSAIQNIGAMDILCTDKTGTLTEDKLELVKYIDSAGETSESVLKMAYLNSYFQTGWKNVLDHAVIANLDESTASGWKKVGEIPFNFDRRRLSVVVENRAETRMITKGAVEEMLTVCTHKEFGDAVSTLSESEKSELQDMCAEMNRSGIRVIAVAYKTGKVGEAFTKTDEEQMIIAGFLGFRDPVKASTKEAIAHLFKNQINVKVLTGDNEIVTKRICQEVGIPANGFLLGADIEELSDEELTRELRKYHIFAKLTPMQKSRIIGLLKKAGHTVGFLGDGINDAPALRKADVGISVDTAADITKDASSVILLEKSLTVLNDAVMEGRNVFGNILKYLKMTASSNFGNVFSVLVASAFIPFLPMLSLHLLLQNLLYDFSQLTLPWDKMDRSFLKKPHQWEQKGMLRFILCIGPVSSIFDIATFLIMWFVFSANTVAEQALFHSGWFVVGLLTQTLVVHMIRTEKIPFIQSRAATPVMIATLSVMALGIIIPFTGFGHSIGFVSLPGSYFPWLILILVGYMATMQLVKTIYIRKFREWI
- a CDS encoding TetR/AcrR family transcriptional regulator, translating into MITNESIMDATLCMMAKHGIKGSTTRQLAEAAGINEATIFKKFKSKDNLIHMTLEVQFESMKAEINQFFDKDFESAKVFLRQASQFISDIYEKYRDFMVISVREMGSKDMEFIDPSIVEYLYERVNEKVKEMVPSKNSAQEADAISLILNSVILLIMVEKVRDDIYKRPPTITTTADSLADVLLKLLK
- a CDS encoding 1,4-beta-N-acetylmuramoylhydrolase gives rise to the protein MQKTRKERILEALQEEKKNKKSKKFKTGATIAGVTAIATSITVPGIEVIVSADETAPADEASKSAEANTTKEASATATPESTAKQTVGPQQTETKEQTKTPEEKQAATNQVEKAPAEPATVSNPDNATSSSTPATYNLLQKSALRSGATVQSFIQTIQASSSQIAAENDLYASVMIAQAILESAYGTSELGSAPNYNLFGIKGAYNGQSYTKQTLEDDGKGNYYTITAKFRKYPSYHQSLEDYAQVIRKGPSWNPNYYSKVWKSNTTSYKDATKALTGTYATDTAYATKLNDLISRYNLTQYDSGKTTGGNSGSTGNSSNTGNTNTSNAKIYTVVKGDSLWRIANNHKVTVANLKAWNNLKSDFIYPGQKLKVSAGSTTSDTNTSKPSTGTSTSKPSTGTSTNAKVYTVVKGDSLWRIANNNKVTIANLKAWNNLKSDFIYPGQKLKVSAGSTSNTNTSKPSTNTNTSKPSTNTNTNAKVYTVAKGDSLWRIANNNKVTIANLKAWNNLKSDFIYPGQKLKVSAGSTTNTNTAKPSTNNPSNSTVKTYTVKKGDSLWAISRQYKTTVDNIKAWNKLTSNMIHVGQKLTIK
- a CDS encoding cyclic-di-AMP receptor; translated protein: MKLIFAIVQDQDSNRLSDALTKGNFGATKLATTGGFLKAGNTTFIIGTEDERVEDALAIIKENCKAREQMMTPSASLGVTVDTYVPYPIEVQVGGATVFVMPVESFHHF
- the tmk gene encoding dTMP kinase — protein: MKAIFITLEGPDGSGKTTVGTLLNQKMTEAGIDFIKTREPGGSPISEKVRNIVLGIGNEEMDPKTEVLLIAGARRQHVVETIRPALAAGKTVLCDRFMDSSLAYQGAGRDMNMEQVLQVNLYAIEDTLPDRTYYLDVPAEVGLARIAANKGREVNRLDKEDITYHEKVQAGYEKVINMFPERFMRVDATKTPEEITETILADILRQLA